A genomic stretch from Telopea speciosissima isolate NSW1024214 ecotype Mountain lineage chromosome 7, Tspe_v1, whole genome shotgun sequence includes:
- the LOC122668737 gene encoding uncharacterized protein LOC122668737, with translation MTKLEQMMVNMMTTMRTQGNPERTPDVPVQSDPLYPPRFCLHWPTPPTLAIGDKDQVVIDSTPARQTHQSQQNKTWEDKFYRLERTIQNLKGVEDQIIDIEGLCFFPHAILPDKFKWKSDKIDDRGDPHTHLRSFIGQLKSRGFTDEQLGQTFQFSLTGAAHRWLMALDPSSIHTWEDMMKAFSRQYSYNTEVELTRRELETTRLLSDEGFTSYLKRFRDKAGQMWDRPSEREQVGMLMKGLRHPYRTYIFRQGITTFDSLIVAGQQVENAIHDENLPQGSRYQIGSPKASNSSRPPQPGIPGVNTMAAVAPPSPASSLRPSLRTLGQNITCPPRHPRRQFTNLGMPLGTLFSGLLEADLIEKAEPIPLSEPKPKWCDLDLFCHYHDQKGHATDNCTNLQHAVQDLWDAKKFELRPKQDK, from the coding sequence ATGACCAAATTGGAGCAGATGATGGTCAACATGATGACAACTATGAGGACACAAGGGAATCCTGAGCGTACACCAGATGTTCCTGTACAATCAGACCCTCTTTATCCTCCTAGATTCTGCTTGCATTGGCCTACTCCTCCAACCTTGGCAATTGGTGACAAGGACCAAGTTGTGATCGATTCTACTCCTGCTCGACAAACACATCAGAGTCAACAAAATAAGACATGGGAAGATAAGTTTTATCGGCTAGAGCGCACAATCCAAAATCTAAAAGGAGTTGAGGATCAAATCATTGACATTGAGGGATTATGTTTTTTCCCCCATGCTATACTCCCAGATAAGTTCAAGTGGAAATCTGATAAAATTGATGATAGAGGAGATCCTCATACCCACTTGAGGTCTTTTATTGGTCAGCTGAAGTCCCGAGGTTTTACAGATGAACAGTTGGGGCAaacttttcaattttcattgaCCGGCGCTGCTCATCGTTGGTTAATGGCTCTAGATCCATCTTCAATCCATACTTGGGAAGATATGATGAAGGCTTTTTCCCGCCAGTATTCCTACAATACTGAGGTGGAACTAACCCGACGAGAGTTAGAGACAACAAGGTTACTTTCTGATGAAGGGTTCACTAGCTACCTAAAAAGATTCCGTGACAAGGCCGGTCAGATGTGGGACCGACCCAGTGAGCGAGAGCAGGTCGGTATGCTTATGAAGGGGTTGCGGCATCCATACCGCACATACATATTTAGACAAGGCATCACCACTTTTGATAGCTTGATTGTTGCTGGCCAGCAGGTTGAAAATGCAATCCATGATGAGAATCTCCCACAAGGTAGTAGATATCAAATAGGTTCGCCAAAAGCTAGCAATAGCTCGAGACCCCCTCAGCCAGGAATTCCAGGAGTTAATACAATGGCAGCTGTCGCTCCCCCGTCTCCAGCCTCATCCCTGAGGCCATCACTACGGACATTGGGGCAAAACATTACTTGTCCTCCCCGTCATCCTAGAAGGCAATTTACGAATCTAGGAATGCCCTTGGGGACACTCTTTAGCGGTTTGCTAGAAGCCGATTTGATTGAGAAGGCAGAACCCATACCTCTTTCGGAACCAAAACCAAAGTGGTGTGACCTAGACTTATTCTGCCATTACCATGATCAGAAGGGTCATGCAACCGACAATTGTACCAATCTCCAACATGCAGTGCAAGACTTGTGGGATGCGAAGAAGTTTGAACTCCGTCCCAAGCAGGATAAGTAG